One window from the genome of Elaeis guineensis isolate ETL-2024a chromosome 5, EG11, whole genome shotgun sequence encodes:
- the LOC105034066 gene encoding G-type lectin S-receptor-like serine/threonine-protein kinase B120 yields MGSYHGTSVLLLSSLFCLCSLSLPSLAKDTLTRGQAISDGETLISASEIFELGFFSPGSSKNRYVGIWYYNFSTDTVLWVANRETPVPDHSGTLAVGQDGNLVVLNGTQSVIWSSNASTSSNESVVQLTDSGNLVLNNTGSIVWQSFDHPTDTYLPGMKVGLDLQTNVNQLFTSWKSKDDPAVGNFSMGVDPKRSTQIFIWEGTKPRWRSGRWNGQVFIGIQKMVPTYIYGFKLSNFEQEQKMYFYYNAFNSSHRYVLTWDGIEEHLIWNGTKLDWYEFWAQPITECEFYNKCGDYGGCTDENTPICSCLKGFVPAVDSEWNSGNWTNGCVRRTPLQCERNSTNGENAEADGFWKLQGVKLPDMSDWYSDVVDENGCRTTCLSNCSCKAYAYVTGINCLIWGVDLVDIHVFSSGGNDMYLRLAGSELDKKKKLAGYVIAIIIVLTVAFVLGCIYLLWKCKRRIREVFKRRKSQGVGIVDQSSRREASVEFSGATRIADEGKDGECQELPLLSFDSILGATGDFSALNLLGEGGFGPVYKGKLPGGQEIAVKRLSRSSGQGMEEFKNEVILIAKLQHRNLVKLLGCCIEREEKILIYEYMRNRSLDAFLFDSRKKGLLDWKMRYNIIEGIARGLLYLHRDSRLRVIHRDLKASNILLDEEMNPKISDFGMARIFGNDDNETNTKRVVGTYGYMSPEYAMNGVFSVKSDVYSFGVLLLEIVSGKKNSTYHHPEFSLNLLGYAWKTWNEDNVMEFVDPSIRDSCSQSEVWRCINVGLLCVQDRANDRPTMSSVVIMLERGTAANPPPRQPTFAAERTSSETESSTVDPKANSANLTITLLSGR; encoded by the exons atgggTTCTTACCACGGTACTTCcgttctcctcctttcttctctcttctgttTATGCTCTCTTTCGCTACCATCCCTTGCTAAAGACACCCTTACACGAGGCCAAGCCATAAGCGACGGCGAGACGCTGATCTCCGCCAGCGAAATCTTCGAGCTGGGCTTCTTCAGCCCTGGTAGCTCCAAGAACCGCTACGTCGGAATATGGTACTACAATTTCTCGACTGACACAGTCTTATGGGTCGCCAACCGCGAGACCCCAGTCCCGGACCACTCCGGGACCCTCGCCGTCGGACAAGATGGTAACCTGGTGGTCCTTAACGGGACTCAGAGCGTAATATGGTCATCCAATGCATCCACGTCATCGAACGAATCGGTGGTGCAGCTGACGGATTCTGGAAACCTTGTTCTCAACAACACAGGAAGCATCGTATGGCAGAGCTTCGATCATCCCACAGACACCTACCTGCCCGGCATGAAGGTTGGACTCGACCTTCAGACCAATGTGAACCAACTCTTTACCTCTTGGAAGAGCAAAGATGATCCAGCAGTGGGGAACTTCTCCATGGGCGTCGACCCGAAGCGGTCGACGCAGATCTTTATATGGGAAGGGACTAAACCACGGTGGAGGTCCGGGCGGTGGAACGGGCAGGTGTTCATCGGAATTCAGAAGATGGTGCCAACTTACATCTATGGATTCAAGCTCAGCAACTTTGAGCAGGAGCAGAAGATGTACTTCTATTACAATGCATTCAATAGCTCGCATCGGTATGTTCTGACGTGGGACGGCATTGAAGAGCACTTGATATGGAATGGCACGAAATTGGATTGGTACGAGTTTTGGGCGCAGCCAATTACAGAGTGCGAATTCTATAACAAATGCGGGGATTATGGTGGTTGCACCGATGAGAACACGCCGATATGCAGCTGTTTGAAGGGGTTTGTACCGGCGGTGGACAGCGAATGGAACAGTGGGAATTGGACTAATGGTTGTGTCAGGAGGACTCCATTGCAGTGCGAGAGGAACAGCACCAATGGCGAGAATGCTGAAGCAGATGGGTTTTGGAAGCTGCAGGGGGTGAAGTTGCCGGACATGTCGGACTGGTATTCCGATGTGGTGGACGAGAATGGATGCCGAACAACCTGTTTGAGCAATTGTTCTTGTAAGGCATATGCTTATGTGACAGGGATTAATTGCTTGATATGGGGAGTGGATTTGGTCGACATTCATGTGTTCTCAAGCGGAGGGAATGACATGTACCTCCGGCTCGCCGGCTCGGAGCTAG ATAAAAAGAAGAAGCTAGCAGGTTATGTTATAGCTATAATAATTGTTTTGACAGTGGCCTTTGTACTGGGATGCATCTACCTATTGTGGAAGTGCAAGAGAAGAATAAGAG AGGTTTTTAAACGAAGAAAGAGCCAAGGTGTTGGAATAGTTGATCAGAGTAGTCGTAGAGAAGCATCCGTAGAATTTTCAGGGGCGACGAGGATTGCAGATGAAGGGAAGGATGGAGAATGCCAAGAGCTACCTCTGTTGAGCTTTGATTCCATTCTAGGTGCCACGGGAGATTTTTCTGCTTTAAATTTGCTTGGTGAGGGTGGATTTGGTCCTGTCTACAAG GGCAAGCTACCAGGGGGCCAAGAAATAGCTGTGAAAAGACTATCAAGGAGTTCTGGGCAAGGCATGGAGGAATTCAAGAATGAGGTCATTCTGATAGCAAAATTACAACACCGGAACCTCGTTAAACTCTTGGGATGTTGCattgaaagagaagaaaagatactGATTTACGAGTACATGAGAAATAGAAGCTTGGATGCTTTCCTTTTTG ACTCAAGGAAGAAAGGGCTCTTGGACTGGAAGATGAGATACAATATTATTGAAGGGATCGCGCGTGGCCTGCTCTACCTTCACAGGGATTCAAGGCTACGGGTAATCCATCGTGATCTAAAAGCTAGTAACATCTTGTTAGATGAGGAGATGAATCCAAAGATCTCAGACTTTGGCATGGCAAGGATCTTTGGGAATGATGATAACGAAACAAACACAAAAAGAGTTGTTGGTACATA TGGGTATATGTCTCCTGAATATGCTATGAATGGAGTGTTCTCTGTGAAGTCTGATGTCTATAGCTTTGGAGTACTACTTCTGGAGATTGTGAGTGGGAAGAAGAATAGCACCTACCATCATCCAGAATTTTCTCTCAACCTCCTAGGATAT GCTTGGAAGACATGGAATGAGGACAATGTGATGGAGTTTGTTGATCCATCAATAAGGGATTCTTGTTCGCAAAGTGAAGTTTGGAGGTGCATAAATGTGGGGCTCTTATGCGTGCAAGATCGAGCAAATGATAGGCCAACCATGTCATCTGTTGTTATAATGTTAGAGAGAGGGACTGCCGCGAATCCCCCGCCAAGGCAACCCACATTTGCTGCAGAGAGGACTAGCAGTGAAACTGAGTCATCAACAGTGGATCCTAAGGCCAATTCTGCAAATCTGACGATCACTTTGCTTAGTGGACGGTAG